Below is a genomic region from Candidatus Cloacimonadota bacterium.
TGATCTGGCCAAAGAATGGCGACAAGATAAGTATCTTCGCCGCCTTGAGGCTATGCTGATTGCCGGCGATAAAACCGGCATATTAATGATTAGCGGCGTAGGAGACGTGATGGAGCCAGATGATGGGCTAATAGCCATTGGCAGCGGAGCAAACTATGCTCTATCTGCTGCTAGGGCTTTATTGCGCAACACGAAACTCTCCGAAGAAAAAATCGTAATGGAAGCCATGCAGATTGCCTCAGAAATATGTGTTTATACAAATGATCAATTCACATTGGAGGTTTTGTAGTGGTAGATATCAGCAAACTCACGCCCTCTCGCATTGTGGAAGAGCTGGATAAATACATTATCAGCCAATCTGCTGCAAAACGCAGTGTAGCAATAGCTCTGCGCAATCGTTGGCGGCGTCAACAAGTTAGCGGAGATATGAGGCGAGAAATAATGCCCAACAATATCATAATGATTGGTCCCACCGGAGTTGGTAAAACCGAAATTGCCCGACGATTAGCCAGATTGGTGGATGCACCCTTCATCAAGGTTGAGGCGTCAAAGTTTACGGAAGTAGGTTACGTTGGTCGAGATGTAGAATCGATGATTCGTGAGTTGGTAAGCTATTCGGTATCGCAAACCAGAACTCGCATGGTAAATACAGTAAAAGAGGATGCCAGAGCAATTGCGGTGGAAAAAGTGCTTGATGTGTTGCTTCCTCATAAGCGACGTAAAACCGATAACGAGGATCCGGATTAT
It encodes:
- the hslV gene encoding ATP-dependent protease subunit HslV, with the translated sequence MNNMHSTTIIGLHSKGKTALCGDGQVSLGDTVVKAKALKIRRIFNDKVIIGFAGATADAFTLFEKFEEKLKSNKGNLKKAAVDLAKEWRQDKYLRRLEAMLIAGDKTGILMISGVGDVMEPDDGLIAIGSGANYALSAARALLRNTKLSEEKIVMEAMQIASEICVYTNDQFTLEVL